The Spea bombifrons isolate aSpeBom1 chromosome 4, aSpeBom1.2.pri, whole genome shotgun sequence genome segment CAACATCAACCTTACTTTAGCCAGCCATAGCATAGGGAAGTCTCATAGGTAACGCCATCaggatttatctttttttattagccGCAAGTGGGAACACACATAACGTTCAAccctttttttgttacagatgAAGATGGTTTATGGCGAAATCACAGGGTATCAGGATGTAGAAATCAAGTCTGTGAGGTAGGGTTTTCCTgcctatacagtatacacactgAGTTGCATATGTTGTCATTTTGTAGATTATGCCTAATCCCATCCCTAGTTTTTACACCATAAATACCTTATTTTAACTTGTTTCATTCATAAATTACCTTGGGGGGGGTCTTCTGTCTTAAATTGCTCTGTTGCCGTTAACTATTTGTGGTAGTAGCTTTACATAAGGACTGCATGGCGCTAGAGGCTTCAATGCAGTCTGCCAAAACAATGGAGGAGTCCATGAAGCTGGTTACAACTTCCTAGTTGGGTTGAAATTAGGATTCCAATACTGTCCTCACGGAATCATGGGAAACTGAGCTGTTTCAATCTCATCAGATGTCATCAATGCACCATCCATAATGAGATTAAAGACCATCTGTCTGATcggcatataaaaaaaagggattttacaAAGTAGAGGAGACAAGTTTATTTCAACGGAGAAGAactgttagaacaagaggccgtaATCTAAACCTAGGATTGGGatcttaaatgtaaaaaaaaaagaggttttactttactgagaaggtggtaattaagtgtaacagcctcccagcagaagtggctgCTAAtacaggctaatacagtgaaggaatgtaAACAGGCATACGGCTTTCCCTCCAGGCTGACTTGTGACCGCCATCTTCTTACCATAAAAATATCGGAATTCAAAGTAGGCGGTGCACGTACACAAGTCTTAGATCTTGATAAAAAGTATTGTCTGTTTCTAACAGGAAAGGAAGTATCATTGTGAATCACAGCGTAATTGTCGAGGCTGAATATACAGAAACTGTGACGGTTACCGAGCAGTATAACGACATAGTTAGCAATGTGGAAACACATCTGGAAGAACTCATAAAGGCAAATTGCACGAATGGAAACGGAAGTAGTAAGTGTTGTGTAAACATCTCTGTTCCTAAGCGTTCTTACTTTCCTAGAGTTTGGGACTCCATTTAAGTGGGTGGGACAAAGTTTAGAGGACGCCATGTACTTATTTACCATTTGATGACACGTTGAAGCAGAACGttgacatatgatgtcatatcttagAGTAGGGCTTCAATGTGCTGCAAGGAGGACGCACGGGAGCTGGGATTGATTTCTGTCAATTTTAGAGCTCCATGGCTCACTCGGGGGAGATCTTCTGATTTCTGTGAATGGGCCATGATCCCCATTGCCTGCAAGAGTGAGAGAAATGAGAAGTGTCGCTGAAATTCCCTTGACTGGAGCTCTCAATGACTTAAGGTGCCCGGTGTCTGGCTGTAGACCATGGCAATTAAAGCTACACGTGTACTTTATGTCTAACTTTCTCCCCGAGAATCTTTCATGTATTTAATCAGAGGCACAAACCCCTGTATCACAGACAATATAACAAGACAAACAGCTGGACAAACAAACAGGTACATGCAGGCCTGGACCGGAACAAAAAATAGGctcgggcatttaagactgagcagcccattttttctgacaaatgtaatataccatttcttgttgtctattagttatatttcagcatgcttttgtcactgtaatcaattagcattacataaatatataataaatgaatcataacgtcatgcaatttataaagtgctatatctttaatgaaagattcaaaacagtaactaatcttAATCAGTAACTACCATTTAGTTGGTACTTAGAAAGAGGTagaaactttgtaaaaaaacaaactttcacTTAGAAACTAAGCCTTGTTTACTTAAAAGGGTACTCTAAGCCCCAAAACAACTTTAACTTAATGAGGCCGTTTTGGTGTATAGATCATGTTCCGGCAGTCTCACTGCTCAATTCTCTGCCGTTTCGGAGCTAAAtcacttttgtttgtttatgcaGACCAAGTCTACAGTGTGGCTGGCCCAACTGAGCGCAATTGAGCGCCGCAATCGTGGATGTGATCTCAGAGCGATTGCATATGTGGCAGGCTCAGTTGTCCTGATCTGAAGTCTGAGTTTCCTCCCTAAAGTGCTGTGAGTTACAGCATTGCAGGGAGAAAACTCAGACCTCAGATCAGCCCAACTGAGCCTGCCACATATGTGATCGCGCTGCACGATTGCGGCGCTCATTTGGGCCAGCTctaattggcaaaaaaaatccagaaagaGTTTTGGCCCAGCATTGCAGGGAGGAAACTCAGACCAGCCCAACTGAGCCTGTCACATCGCGCTCAGCCAATCCTCTAGGCGGAGCAATGTGACGTCAGGTAAGTATGCAGCCCCATGATCTAGAAACAATAAAATGGGGGagcacataagataccacagtcaaaactggggggcattaataatctccaccattaaatcatattactgaaaatatatatatatacatatacatacgtgtATTTGTGCCCTCCAGAGAGccccccacattgtgtatttatgcccccagccagccccacattgtatatttattccacCAGACATCcccactttagtattgatttatctgatgccccagccagcacccgcttgtgaattaatgcccccacacccttgcgtattgcccccagccagccccacattgtatttATGCCAGCCACCCCCCCCTTAGTATCAAATCAGATCTGGCACCCAGACCTAGGACCCAGATTGGAagaataggacttgccatctttgcccccaaaacagcctgcctgtggcatctttgcccccaaaacagcctacttgtggcatctttgccaccaaaacagcctgcctgtggcatctttgccaccaaaacaacctgcctgtggcatctttgccccccttacacatccatgctatcacacacacatattcattcactcgttcacaaatatctattcactaattcacagataattattcactcattcagatattcattcatacattgatactcattaattacCTCATTCAGATTGTTCGTGCGTCTACCAGGTAAGTAGCGGGCCCCCGTGGAATTGATCTTGGGGGTTGCCCAGGCCCCCTGGAGTGGAGGGCCCGGTCGCAATTGCTGCGggtttaaggggcaggtgccccttttgccctgcgttaaggacggccgtagaggccgcataggcccagtcagtccggtccagactgggcctattttaaggaaggggcctggagctgcagctccatcagcccctacgttaatccggccctgggctGCCCGATGGCTAGTCCAGGCCTGGGTACATGTCTTCTTAGAACTTCCCTTCCGCTGCTGCATCCACCGATTGTTTGCCTTCTTGCTAGCGGTACTTGTTACCACTCATGTATTCTTTTAAAACTTCACTAAGGTTGTTTGTCTGAACGTGATGTTTTTACTGTTCTACAACGGTAACTTAATTATTGTCACTATGGTTGGTCCAGTTGTATGTCCAATACCCAAATCACCCACTTATGCAAAGGAAAATCAGTATGTACCTTGGGTGAAAGACTTAATGATGCCAAGATACAAATGGAACTGATGGGTGGCCCATGAATGAATTACCAAGATATTAGGTACATTtaggtacatttttttattaggaaTATCCTAGATGTCTCTACCACCAAAGATGAATCACAACGTCTGGTTAATTTCATGTATAAAGTAGCAAAGAGAACAATCAGATAACACATGGTATTAACAAGACAATGGAACCTTGGGAGACTTCTCATCGTTGTCTCTTGTAAAGGATTGGCTCTTGCAAcaggtgatgggagttgtataGGTAGAGATGTCCCTTCTCTCCACCATACCACACAGAGCTGAGTATAAAGGGGAGCAAAAGTCAATACAGCAAAAGTACCGCACTTTGCCCATCTCTGCACCACTTCTTTATAACaattgtacctttttttttttatagctgcaTTGTGTATTGATTCCAACGTCAAAATAACAGACGATCCTCCAAAAACTAAAGAAGGTGAGGATTAGCTTTGTGGTCCACTTTACTATCTCAGAGGTATTTGCCGTTATGATAATTCCTGACCGTGTCCTGTCTTCTGCAGAACTCTGTTTTGACAGGTTTGAACCTGGTTTTAGAGAATTTTACACGCCATTGGTAACTGCCGAAGGAGTGATCTGTTTATCGGATTGCGATCCGCAATCAGGAAGGTATTTGAGCTGCAACGGGGGCGCCTGCATGTTACAAAACGGCACAGGACCACAATGCCTGTAAGTATGCTTCATTCACCCCTGCCTGGTTTCGCTAAAAGTTGTATGACCATCCtttatgaaaaattaaaatgattaaactaTGAACAAGGCAGGATTTGCATTTGGAGGGACTCTGCAGAATCTTATTTATTTGCAAAACGGACcacaaaaatttaaaggggctgCATGCTTATCATAAATATGAACGTGCATATGATggatggagtgtccctttaaggtgaAAGGGTGATGTCCAGACTTGAAAGCAGAAGAGATTAATGTGGGGGATGGGAATTAGAGTAGTATGAAACATGAGGGAATGAAGGGCTTAACTTGGGAGGGTGATGGAGGTTGCTGGTCTTGTCTATAGCATAAATAGCATCTTAGACAAGTAACCAACGCTATTAAACATATCATGACAGCCGTGAACAAATTGGATCAAACCAGTTAAttgtatatacaaaaatactagTGGCTTGGTTGTGGGTTTTTTCATATGCATCTCCATTCCTATTTATCACATGCATTTCTAACCATATATCACTCATATCTCCATGCCGAGCCCAATCTTGGTCTCCAAATGGTAAATTCTGTAGTGTTGGGGTGGCTTTCTGAAGTTAGAATTCTATACGGTAAACTTGTAGCGTTATATCTGCGCAATTCTTTTTAGTTAACAAGTAATATTGTTTCTTCTATCTTGGTAAAGTTGCCCGAATtcggaaaaatatatatacactggtcCCCGGTGTCAAGGGAAGATATTAAAGTCACAACTATATGGCGGAGTGGGAGCGGCCATCGCAGTCCTGGTAGTGATTATCCTCGTTATTGGATTCCTGAtgttcagaagaaaaaaagacaagaagctgtaaggattgtgtttgtgtgtgttgacTGCTTGTGTGGACCGTGTCCTGTTTATTTAGGGTATATGTTTCATTGTGATGCTGCATGTTTTCTTGTTGTATAGCATACATaccaggctacctggagctctccctctcctgGGGGATAGGCTTTGTGCGGGGCCGTGACAAAAAACCCACTAAATGTGACTTTTAACCAACATTACCTGTGTTAGAGTTACATTGTTATAACCCTGAATGGCTGACAGTGTGTGGTTGTGTAGTTATTTGACTGGTGTGTTTTGGGATTCCAGTGATGCCTTCACCAAAGACCAGGAAGATGTGTGGTATGACGATAACAACAGTGAATGGAGTGTTGAATGTGGCTTCACCAACTTGAGTgaaacaaaagaagatgacGAGGGAGGTATGTGGGCATCATTAAAGTTTGGCGATACACATACATGAAAATGGGTACAACTGATATCATACCCATATCACCACCCATAGGGCTCCAATTGTCTGTATTACTGGGTCTCCCTGAAAGAGGAGAGAACAGCTAGGATGTCTTGTTGGCCCACTGAAAGGGTAGCTGTGTGCTGGGTTATGATATATCGCAGCATTCACCTTCATTACTTAAGGTGCATATAGGCCACCTACCCACCTATAGTCCCAACCAACCCAGCTGGGACACATGAACTTTTGGAGGTTATTGTGAGTGTGTGGAACTGGTTTAAGAGCTACCTCCTAGGGGCGCCACATCAGCCATGCTTCCCAGGACACCTTTTCCTGTGATGGCTACCCTGCAGCACGTAAACTGTCTAATACAGTAATCCACATCCATGAGCTGAATCATCCTACACACTgcggggcagcactttacatgtgtttttcagaaacatttcaaaattaTATGAACACATGACTAAGTGTAGTCACCTACTGCTTTGTGACATTTGGATGTGAGGACCTGTATTTGCTGACGACAAGATACACTCATGCGCTACGAGTGATTCACCAACCTTGGCTGTGCATCATCATTGTGTACCATGCCTGTGTCTCACTCTCAATCTCTCTTTGCATAGATTCCTCCAAAAGTGGTTCATTTCCCAGCAAACAAACATTCAAGCCAGCCCTGGAAAATGTGGACACATCTATCAAGGTGTGTAGAGGATGGTTTCCCACATGTACTTGTTGAGTCTTTGCTTGAGTGCGCTCATCTctgttctctcctctctctatcTTTTTGTTCCTCCTCTATTCATTATCTCATTGTTTAATCCCCTTCTTGTCGTTATTCTGTCATACTGGCTTTGTTTACTACTCAGTCACTTTATTACTATCATGCTCTGGTAAACAGCATTTCCTTTCCATTCAAATTTGGAGAAGTCCCAACCTTACTCTCCATTTCTCCATTTAACCCCAGGTAAAGATTCAGAGACCGGAGATCTCCATCAAATGATGAGGACATCAcgttctctcttcctctcccattaCCTCTTCTGCAAGGCTACTACTCAGACGTGGGACCACCTAATTATATGATGCTTCTAGTGGACTCGCCCAATAGTGATGATGACGAGAAGAACTGTCTATCAGGTTAAAAGACTAGTTTGTGGAATAACAGACCAAGACACTCGTTTTATTTGAATGCAAAGAACACatgctaataaaaaatgttgaattaaaccttatacagaaaataaaggaagAGTTTGGAAATTAacctaaaaatataaagcatacACTATACCAGCCCAGTCTGAAACCCCCAACCTGAGTTGCCCTGCCTTGGATCCGGCCTCCATTCCCCCCTTGCAGTTGCCACTTTATTCCCACTTATTTATAACCTTTTGTAATTTAATAAGTATATCATTTAGTTTGatttaaacaagattttttgtattaaaatatattttattaaaatggtgttcgttttgtgagatactgtacactGGGGGTGTATAGATATTTTaccgtaaaataaaaaaagcctgTTTTGTAAGACGCCGCAAATCTACGTCCTTGCCAAACATTGTTGAAACCTTTTCTCATAAAATATGATATTAGAGAAATATCTCCCTCTAGCCCTGGTCTGTTTATGTATTTGGCATTGTTTGAACCCAAGAACTTCTCGTTGTAACTAAATGTCCTAGTCCTGGCAACTAGACTGGACCTAAGGACATGCCATGCTTATAAGTCCAGGTTTATAAGAGCCCTTGCAAATTCCGCACAAGAAAGACTCTTCATACAGTCATGTAACCCACTGATATATTAGTGGCTAAATTTAGCACGACagaattttattgtatttcccGTTGCCATGATATTTGGGGGTGCCCAAGCATATGCGTATTGGCCTTATCAGGAAAAAAGAATCttattacaatttataaaaagtGTACTCGTCTTCCAATACCCAGTCACCCATCAGAACTAAATATCTTtcccaatttatatatatatacttataagaACATATACCAATTAAAACAATGATAAGCTAAAATGAGTTAgtaattgtattaaaataatatgtgaGTTGAGTGGGTTAATGTGAATCAAAAGAGAATAAAGACATACATTTGACACATATGACTGTGTTTTTTGATATTGGAAATCAAACTGATATGGCTTGAGATGATGcattatttctcattttatgAAACGCATCcccattatttttaattccGACACTAAAATGTCagtaaaacagaaaagaaattcTAAGCCATTTTGGTGGTTTCACAGTCcaccctaagaggacctctaaccatgttttaaaaaaatatatataaataaaaaaatacaaaaaataaaataataaaatgaaaaaatatatatgaaaaagataataataaaaaaagaaaaaaatgtgcatgatGACAGTAGTAATGTGGAGACACTGTGGGTGGAGATTAGCCTAGATAGTAAAAAGAGTTGCACACTACTTGTAGGTGTATGCTACAAGCCACCAAACATTAGTAATGAGGGCGAAGATCAGCtgctatttcaaattgaaaaggctgcaaataggaatgaagttttaatcatgggagattttaattacccggatATAGATTGGAATAGTGGAACTCGTTCCATTAAGGCAGCAAGTTTCTGAACCTGCTTCATGACCAATTTATGTTGTACTTTGTAGAGTCCCCAACAAGTACACAATGTTCATTGGTTGTGGGAGATAAgacatacacaaaatacagTCTTTACAGATTCTTGTCCTTTTTTCAACTGATTAAAAGGAATCTCAAAATGATGACAACTACTAGACATGTGCACAACAAGGAAAACTAATTc includes the following:
- the LOC128490492 gene encoding mucin-3B-like, with translation MKMVYGEITGYQDVEIKSVRKGSIIVNHSVIVEAEYTETVTVTEQYNDIVSNVETHLEELIKANCTNGNGSTALCIDSNVKITDDPPKTKEELCFDRFEPGFREFYTPLVTAEGVICLSDCDPQSGRYLSCNGGACMLQNGTGPQCLCPNSEKYIYTGPRCQGKILKSQLYGGVGAAIAVLVVIILVIGFLMFRRKKDKKLDAFTKDQEDVWYDDNNSEWSVECGFTNLSETKEDDEGDSSKSGSFPSKQTFKPALENVDTSIKVKIQRPEISIK